From Pelotomaculum schinkii, one genomic window encodes:
- a CDS encoding hydrogenase small subunit — MQKEEFNYRCRELSAGLDFQLTKYVLDTVQEHRKSKSAGKLPVIWIETSDSGDNNIAFMNTTYPYLGQVLSGLIDLLYSNTFMAAQGKDALNILEQAATELRGKFTLVVEGAVPLKDNGLYTVIARTENYSLTARDVLTWLGPLAKYVVALGTCASFGGVSAARPNVAGSVGVRDVLKREVINVSGCPVNPDWFVGTLAHLLLFGAPELDSLNRPALFYGFTVHRHCQRRSYFDQGHFAEKLGDLECMFSLGCVGPRTGADCPYRQWINHVNWPVRANTPCIGCTNEDFPDGSSPFFTPLPEKNPPPHEEQPAASKGGAKGE; from the coding sequence ATGCAAAAAGAGGAATTTAATTACCGCTGCCGGGAGTTATCTGCCGGACTGGATTTTCAGTTGACTAAATATGTACTTGATACGGTACAGGAGCACAGAAAAAGCAAATCAGCCGGGAAACTCCCTGTGATCTGGATTGAGACCAGCGACAGCGGGGATAACAACATCGCCTTTATGAATACAACCTATCCCTATCTGGGTCAGGTCCTCTCCGGTTTGATAGACTTGTTGTACAGCAATACCTTTATGGCGGCTCAGGGAAAAGATGCGCTAAATATTCTGGAGCAGGCTGCCACAGAACTGCGGGGTAAATTCACCCTGGTGGTGGAAGGCGCTGTACCGTTAAAAGATAACGGCCTCTATACAGTAATTGCCCGTACTGAAAACTACAGCCTTACCGCCCGGGATGTCTTAACATGGCTTGGTCCGCTGGCTAAATACGTTGTGGCGCTTGGTACCTGCGCCAGTTTTGGCGGGGTTTCGGCTGCCAGACCAAATGTTGCCGGAAGTGTAGGTGTCCGGGACGTATTGAAACGGGAGGTCATAAATGTAAGCGGGTGCCCCGTAAATCCCGACTGGTTCGTGGGTACGTTGGCCCACCTTCTGCTTTTTGGAGCGCCGGAGTTAGACAGCTTGAACCGTCCAGCCCTTTTTTACGGTTTTACCGTACACCGCCATTGCCAGCGGCGTTCCTATTTTGACCAGGGGCATTTTGCAGAAAAGCTGGGTGACCTGGAGTGCATGTTTTCTCTGGGATGTGTAGGGCCTAGGACCGGCGCCGACTGCCCTTACCGGCAGTGGATTAACCACGTGAACTGGCCTGTCAGGGCCAATACCCCGTGCATTGGCTGTACCAATGAAGATTTTCCCGACGGTTCCTCGCCCTTTTTTACTCCCTTGCCGGAAAAAAATCCACCCCCGCATGAAGAACAACCGGCTGCTTCTAAAGGAGGGGCAAAAGGTGAGTAA
- a CDS encoding hydrogenase maturation protease codes for MNIGQDDPRLQILILGLGNLLMTDDGIGIFVLEELQKLEWPPEVQLLEVGTSVFYYLAEISRSRHVIAIDAIRAGDSPGSVYCLGIDDVLDHKEQDLHDMSLPGVIRQAQNITGLPETLTIYGVEPADIDLGVTPTSALQQAGKRLVALITAEIQRLLG; via the coding sequence ATGAATATAGGGCAAGATGACCCAAGGCTGCAAATATTAATACTTGGATTAGGCAATCTGCTAATGACGGATGACGGGATAGGCATCTTCGTGCTGGAAGAGCTTCAGAAGTTAGAGTGGCCCCCGGAAGTACAGCTACTTGAGGTGGGGACATCTGTATTTTATTATCTGGCGGAAATCAGCCGCTCCCGGCACGTTATTGCCATAGACGCGATACGCGCGGGGGATAGCCCGGGCAGTGTCTACTGTCTGGGTATTGATGATGTTCTGGATCATAAAGAGCAGGACTTGCACGATATGTCACTTCCCGGGGTGATCAGGCAGGCCCAAAATATAACTGGTTTACCTGAAACATTGACCATTTACGGAGTTGAGCCTGCGGATATAGATTTGGGGGTAACGCCTACAAGCGCTTTACAGCAGGCGGGAAAGAGGCTTGTCGCTTTAATAACTGCTGAAATACAACGTTTATTAGGGTAA
- a CDS encoding exonuclease SbcCD subunit D: protein MRILHTSDWHLGRIFHGVHLTDDQSYILDQFVKLVGDTRPDVILIAGDIYDRSVPPAEAVKLLDETLSSILLDFGVPIVMIAGNHDSPERLGFGTRLLARQGLHLIGQLQGLTPVVLHDSHGPVYFCPLPYAEPAVVREILADPEAVDHERAMYSLVNRTVKTLPPDARKVAIAHAFVAGGEASESERPLSVGGTGTVDASCFQPFHYTALGHLHQSQNNGDNIRYAGSLMKYSFSESAHTKSVTLAEMDGTGKTALKEICLTPRRDVRCLEGFIKDILTGPQNGESREDYLMVTLQDTGAVLDAIGKLREVYPNVLHIERPHLTSGGELRGPGGDHRRLSEIDLFSSFFEQVTGAPLDDGQAGAFTETVEGLYRKEREARP from the coding sequence ATGCGAATCCTTCACACCTCAGACTGGCACCTCGGCCGCATCTTCCACGGCGTGCACCTCACTGATGACCAGTCCTACATACTTGACCAATTCGTCAAACTGGTTGGCGATACCAGACCAGACGTTATCCTGATCGCCGGGGACATCTACGACCGCTCCGTCCCCCCGGCGGAAGCAGTGAAACTGTTGGATGAGACACTCTCAAGCATACTCCTGGACTTCGGTGTCCCCATCGTTATGATCGCAGGCAACCACGACAGCCCGGAGCGGCTGGGGTTCGGCACCCGCCTGCTGGCCCGCCAGGGCCTGCACCTTATCGGACAGCTACAGGGGCTGACGCCGGTTGTGCTCCACGACTCGCACGGACCGGTCTACTTCTGCCCCCTCCCCTATGCCGAACCGGCTGTGGTGAGAGAAATCTTGGCCGACCCTGAAGCGGTCGACCATGAGCGGGCTATGTATTCTCTGGTTAACCGGACAGTTAAAACCCTCCCCCCGGATGCCCGCAAGGTGGCGATAGCCCACGCCTTCGTGGCCGGCGGCGAGGCCAGCGAGTCGGAGCGTCCACTGTCCGTCGGCGGCACGGGGACGGTCGACGCCTCCTGCTTCCAGCCCTTCCACTACACGGCGCTGGGGCACCTGCACCAGTCCCAAAATAACGGTGACAACATTCGCTACGCCGGTTCTTTGATGAAATACTCCTTCTCTGAGTCGGCACATACCAAGTCTGTGACCCTGGCGGAAATGGACGGCACCGGGAAAACCGCCCTGAAGGAAATCTGCCTCACACCCCGCCGCGACGTGCGCTGTTTGGAGGGTTTTATAAAGGATATTCTGACCGGGCCGCAAAACGGGGAAAGCCGGGAAGACTACCTGATGGTCACTTTGCAGGACACCGGAGCTGTACTTGACGCCATCGGCAAGCTCCGCGAGGTTTACCCCAACGTCCTGCATATCGAGCGCCCCCACCTCACTTCGGGCGGAGAGCTGCGCGGGCCAGGCGGGGACCACCGCCGCTTAAGCGAGATCGACCTCTTCTCCTCGTTCTTTGAGCAGGTCACCGGCGCCCCGCTGGATGACGGGCAGGCCGGCGCCTTTACTGAAACAGTGGAGGGACTGTATCGAAAAGAACGGGAGGCGCGGCCATGA